In Triticum urartu cultivar G1812 chromosome 6, Tu2.1, whole genome shotgun sequence, the following proteins share a genomic window:
- the LOC125517050 gene encoding uncharacterized protein LOC125517050, with translation MEGVQACNGDRLSELPADVLLNILERVGTLDAVRTCILSKQMQKLPAMLSQIVIDLSPRDLFQKSDVVADVTNKILSRRPPHITIRKLKLKFVLSPSRCLSIGKSVGLAMTAQKFDAAEFEIMTPVDFHLCTDAYHLLFAKQFNNFVHDCPDAFAGLTQLHLPNMRFGESDIPNILSNCKRLESLSFFMCGVGISSVLHVEHTQLVELVMSYCVFKTVELSSLPKLQRMTFGDWPCDETPLVLGFVPQLSKLSLANPNFSGKTHNLSKLLADAPTVNNLFLEFRSEKVLTLIISIPFLFGFNQNARKCLLMFSPNYDVKWEPFDPYLKHKNLARLTTYGFQSGDNFTRYVRRVIQAAVNVRKVSLHDRKMCKLCAEKFPHAEVRPSGYPRTSEEMDLSRKKMTAVSATACPDIHFCS, from the exons atggagggagtacaagcTTGTAATGGGGACAGGCTAAGTGAGCTGCCCGCCGATGTGCTGCTCAACATTCTCGAGAGGGTGGGCACACTTGATGCTGTAAGAACCTGCATCCTTTCGAAGCAGATGCAGAAGCTGCCAGCTATGCTCTCGCAGATCGTCATTGATCTCAGCCCTCGTGATTTGTTTCAAAAAAGTGATGTCGTGGCTGATGTGACCAACAAGATTCTTAGTAGGAGGCCTCCACACATCACCATTCGCAAGCTGAAGCTCAAATTTGTCTTGAGTCCTTCTCGCTGCCTTTCCATCGGCAAATCCGTTGGCCTTGCCATGACAGCTCAGAAATTTGATGCAGCTGAGTTTGAGATCATGACGCCGGTGGATTTCCATCTTTGCACTGATGCTTATCACCTGCTCTTTGCTAAGCAGTTCAATAATTTTGTTCATGATTGTCCAGATGCATTTGCTGGTCTCACGCAGCTGCATCTACCAAATATGAGGTTTGGTGAATCAGACATACCCAACATCCTAAGCAATTGCAAGCGGCTGGAGTCACTGTCTTTCTTCATGTGTGGCGTGGGGATCAGTTCGGTTCTGCATGTGGAACACACTCAACTCGTCGAGCTTGTTATGTCCTATTGTGTATTCAAAACAGTGGAGCTCAGCTCTCTACCAAAGCTCCAAAGGATGACCTTTGGTGATTGGCCCTGTGATGAAACTCCGTTGGTTCTTGGTTTTGTCCCTCAGCTTTCCAAGCTCAGTCTTGCTAATCCAAACTTTTCAGGCAAGACCCACAACTTAAGCAAGCTGCTTGCTGATGCCCCTACTGTAAACAATTTGTTTCTGGAGTTTCGAAGTGAAAAGGTACTCACTCTAATCATCTCTATCCCATTCTT ATTTGGGTTCAACCAGAATGCCCGAAAGTGCTTGCTCATGTTCTCGCCAAATTACG ATGTGAAGTGGGAGCCATTTGATCCTTATTTGAAGCACAAGAATCTGGCGAGGCTAACTACTTACGGCTTCCAGTCCGGCGACAATTTCACAAGATACGTCAGGCGTGTCATTCAAGCTGCGGTGAATGTCAGGAAGGTATCTCTGCACGACAGGAAGATGTGCAAGCTCTGTGCTGAAAAGTTTCCTCATGCTGAGGTTCGTCCTTCGGGTTATCCACGGACCAGCGAGGAGATGGATTTGTCAAGGAAGAAGATGACAGCGGTGTCGGCGACGGCTTGTCCTGATATTCACTTCTGCTCATAA